In a genomic window of Ruminococcus albus 7 = DSM 20455:
- a CDS encoding competence protein CoiA has translation MLTCKYNGKEMYYSDFIEDAVSEKEIADKKLLLRKLSDNHELHCKGCGDEVRLVDTEKKRKHFRHLKNSECTYNKFAKEHKFSEDIKQKFYDEINKTIPGQSVIMDKRLEDGTWVDIAFVFDNKTIIALNFIKRSFNETKMNDQHEKFKEMGIVDLWVIVGEPSIRNDYDEMFTKDALLLRDDWQNMDLYVSEIDSELTVKFKTTTQLRTYKRFHSESMPISAFSVNESGKIPYIEKIIEQKNSEIEKDNGLYNEEKRRKQEEQERKMLAEAEQKRKLLEKQKELQQELAKRKEVEQHRKVDKNIEIHQRTGLFLGSENEWIPLEKITMPKTSIQLMPFSKDKFEEKLTKAFNGYAAPIKELMLKLHQGSKEEKVIFLELMRTYRELPKDDERLRILVHIFNQSGLSEYIKKQFTDTYGPKLRNVLLRNNVDIDEEQFQRFMINNKNWIKKDYIEGRDDHILVAKYKKS, from the coding sequence ATGCTTACATGCAAATATAACGGCAAAGAGATGTATTACAGTGACTTTATTGAAGATGCTGTCAGTGAAAAAGAAATAGCCGACAAAAAACTGCTTTTGAGAAAGCTGAGCGATAATCATGAACTTCATTGTAAAGGGTGCGGAGATGAAGTAAGACTTGTAGATACCGAAAAAAAAAGAAAACATTTCCGACATTTGAAAAATTCAGAATGTACCTATAATAAGTTTGCAAAAGAACATAAATTCTCCGAAGATATCAAACAAAAATTCTATGATGAAATAAATAAAACTATCCCCGGACAGTCAGTTATTATGGATAAGCGTCTTGAAGACGGAACATGGGTCGATATAGCATTTGTTTTTGATAACAAAACTATCATCGCTTTGAATTTTATAAAAAGATCTTTCAATGAGACTAAAATGAATGATCAGCATGAGAAATTCAAAGAAATGGGTATTGTTGACCTATGGGTGATCGTCGGGGAGCCTTCTATACGTAATGATTATGATGAAATGTTCACAAAAGATGCATTACTGCTGAGGGACGATTGGCAAAACATGGATCTATATGTTTCCGAAATCGATAGTGAACTGACAGTAAAATTCAAAACTACCACCCAGCTTAGAACATATAAAAGATTTCATTCTGAATCCATGCCGATATCCGCTTTTTCAGTAAATGAGTCAGGAAAAATTCCTTATATAGAAAAAATAATTGAGCAAAAAAATTCAGAGATTGAAAAAGATAACGGGCTCTATAATGAAGAAAAAAGAAGAAAACAGGAAGAACAAGAGCGTAAAATGCTTGCTGAAGCAGAACAGAAGAGAAAGCTATTGGAAAAACAAAAAGAACTTCAGCAAGAATTAGCTAAAAGAAAAGAAGTAGAGCAGCATAGAAAAGTTGATAAAAATATCGAGATTCATCAGCGTACAGGATTGTTTTTAGGTTCTGAAAACGAGTGGATCCCCCTGGAAAAAATAACGATGCCCAAAACATCAATACAACTTATGCCTTTTTCAAAAGATAAGTTTGAAGAAAAACTAACTAAGGCATTCAACGGATACGCTGCACCGATCAAGGAGCTTATGCTCAAGCTTCACCAGGGTTCAAAAGAGGAAAAGGTTATCTTTCTGGAGTTGATGAGGACTTACAGAGAGCTCCCGAAAGATGATGAAAGACTCAGGATACTTGTCCACATATTCAATCAAAGCGGTCTGTCAGAATACATCAAAAAACAATTCACAGATACATACGGTCCTAAACTAAGAAATGTACTTCTTCGCAATAATGTAGATATCGACGAAGAACAATTTCAAAGGTTTATGATAAATAACAAAAACTGGATAAAGAAAGATTATATAGAAGGTAGAGATGATCACATCCTGGTCGCAAAATATAAAAAGAGCTAA
- a CDS encoding NYN domain-containing protein encodes MAIDTKEIVTTIAYLIGVKKSALELSFREECSEKLDFLYNNKEANIIRYLSKLRSTLFQNFKRTDDAMVYGLKNLTSLEWYDNSEIEQLNKWGIQIVKANYRSEKYILDFTKLINDNIDNCKGLFYDWINWDYIKKLFVVPRYNKPNVMRDEFTKYMANIEYYPFQKYIYWEPQDCGGILYSDKKFLNFIYEMNGDVFTDPTKYRDADDDTRNNIYNFIDDSEKTTIAVDCENSDPFKLYSVLKGLEPDELEKIEKITLYDDPHTTTGWDWLSKFIKIPVEHIEIDRITDRKSLVDIRMTACIVKDFYNNNITSFILVSSDSDFYGLIESLPEANFLVMYEYDKCGFAIKDALTQHGIYYCAIDDFCSAATEDLKRSVLFSELETHFPTLLDEEPMELTKKIYEETRITATKKEMENFCTRYVKTLKLKIVDGKFEIEIQK; translated from the coding sequence ATGGCAATAGATACTAAAGAAATTGTAACGACCATCGCATACTTGATTGGGGTAAAAAAATCAGCTCTTGAATTAAGCTTCCGGGAGGAATGTTCCGAAAAACTTGATTTCCTTTATAACAACAAAGAAGCGAATATAATAAGATACTTAAGCAAACTCAGATCAACTCTGTTTCAGAATTTTAAGAGAACAGACGACGCGATGGTGTATGGCTTAAAAAACCTGACGTCTCTTGAATGGTATGATAACAGCGAGATCGAGCAATTAAATAAATGGGGAATACAAATAGTAAAAGCAAATTACCGCTCTGAAAAATACATTCTGGATTTCACTAAACTTATCAATGATAATATAGATAATTGTAAAGGTCTTTTCTATGATTGGATAAACTGGGACTATATCAAAAAATTATTTGTAGTACCAAGATATAATAAGCCGAACGTAATGCGGGATGAATTTACGAAATATATGGCTAATATTGAATATTATCCTTTCCAGAAATATATCTACTGGGAACCTCAGGATTGCGGCGGGATCCTTTACTCGGATAAAAAGTTTCTGAATTTCATATATGAAATGAATGGAGACGTATTTACCGACCCGACAAAATACAGGGACGCTGATGATGATACCAGAAATAACATTTATAATTTCATTGATGATTCTGAAAAGACCACTATTGCAGTAGATTGTGAAAATTCCGATCCTTTTAAGCTATACAGCGTATTAAAAGGACTTGAACCTGATGAATTGGAAAAAATAGAAAAAATAACTCTTTATGACGATCCGCATACAACAACGGGCTGGGACTGGCTTTCTAAATTTATCAAGATCCCTGTCGAGCATATAGAAATAGATAGAATAACAGACAGAAAGAGTCTTGTAGATATAAGAATGACTGCCTGTATAGTAAAGGATTTCTACAACAACAATATAACCTCTTTTATTTTAGTATCAAGCGATTCGGATTTCTACGGTCTTATTGAAAGTCTTCCCGAAGCGAATTTTCTTGTAATGTATGAGTATGACAAGTGTGGCTTTGCTATAAAAGATGCTCTTACTCAGCACGGGATCTATTATTGTGCGATAGACGATTTTTGTTCTGCAGCAACGGAAGATTTAAAGCGTTCTGTTTTGTTTTCTGAATTGGAAACCCACTTCCCTACCCTGCTGGACGAAGAACCAATGGAACTAACGAAGAAGATCTATGAAGAAACAAGAATTACTGCTACGAAAAAAGAAATGGAAAACTTCTGTACAAGATACGTGAAGACATTAAAGCTGAAGATCGTTGATGGAAAATTCGAAATTGAAATACAAAAATAA
- a CDS encoding MSCRAMM family protein — protein sequence MQKNRKKLIARMSAATMATLMAFNSMVPIISSAAEGTVWFKNGNVTLEQADGIYYNYTSKLPFTAYDSPSEHATYGGAVKFRNSNGTTTEAIGLTEGGGMHQMVMYEMKGNGANSNLGICLRPTAHSFAAGFFDSDGKIVEYTSTNGYTGYWDKVKGTQTGRAIATAMYYGYGGRVQGKSKSVADCYIATQFIVWELVCGYRDPKTMELVTKDANGNNISTSSSLLDYYKPTAGGAVISKNNSCSGIVDEYNKIVKSMKNWADTLYNRPASLYSTSDKVVLAYDFADNKYTGSVDIKGAKGNWANATGTALKSQWGADNISTNGTVYTISSEKRPTATKTVISPIRTDEYDAADTWTIYNHSFDPRKARNSSDEDCQDLAFNAMRIDPAEGEINYQVASYGDIELTKLWEINGNVIDDEKAAEYMTSISFNLSTVGEDGKTYYVKASWDSLSSSDYTFTGTTTNASEATNFRFNSGAEADTVMKIKNIPADEDGMDYVVTETVRENSKAYNDGYAAEDPKNVHVSGYSLTDKPDVATVTFANNKESIYGQVSLLKLDSENGERLSGATFELWNDTNENGQLDEADVKVGTLNDNNNGEYVSDKIEGGKYLVKETKAPYGYVVYRAPIAFEITEDGQNLTIGNTIDENGNVVFKERPAKGNIELNKVDSDTNEPISGAEFTVWKDENKNGTLDDGDTEVGTLYETTEEVIEEDTPDGEAGEVVTRGTGNYHIEDLRLGQYIVKETAAPENYIIDPNEYVAVVEADGQTVYINNRENKEGFFEVEKKGKITLTKYDSRYPDHVLSGAVFDVWKDTNSNGFVDEVDEYLGNLVETADGIYEMSNLRLGDYIVHEAAAPEGFNVDDGYYPAAIRDDGDIAVVTNRDADGDFASGFYNDIKRGDIEITKTDIVSSEALPNTGFRIYDKDKNVIFEDYTDENGKITFKELEYGEYYYQEYDAPEGYIIDESLYRFEIREDGVVVRADMTNRPKPALVTITKTDISESTTLPNTGIRICRADGTVVSEQRTGSDGSVTFEINIEELGYGKYYFEEFDAPEGYLINDEKHWFEITAGGQVIHDKLRDEKVPKTSVDVNTALPLTAGAGAVAGLIVLTYVAIGKKKDI from the coding sequence ATGCAGAAAAACAGAAAGAAGCTCATCGCAAGAATGTCCGCAGCTACAATGGCTACACTCATGGCGTTCAATTCAATGGTGCCGATAATCAGCTCGGCAGCTGAAGGTACAGTGTGGTTTAAGAATGGCAATGTTACTCTTGAACAGGCTGATGGTATTTATTACAATTACACATCTAAGTTGCCTTTTACCGCATATGACTCCCCCAGCGAACATGCAACATACGGCGGGGCTGTTAAGTTCCGTAATTCAAACGGTACTACAACAGAAGCCATAGGACTTACCGAGGGCGGCGGAATGCATCAGATGGTAATGTATGAGATGAAGGGTAACGGAGCAAATTCCAATCTCGGTATCTGTCTCAGACCTACAGCACACTCCTTTGCTGCCGGATTTTTTGATTCAGACGGAAAGATCGTCGAATACACATCTACTAATGGCTATACAGGATATTGGGACAAGGTTAAAGGAACACAGACCGGAAGGGCGATAGCCACAGCAATGTACTATGGCTACGGAGGAAGAGTTCAGGGTAAGAGTAAGAGTGTTGCAGACTGCTATATTGCAACTCAGTTTATCGTTTGGGAACTTGTATGCGGATACAGAGATCCTAAAACCATGGAACTTGTTACCAAGGATGCTAACGGCAATAACATTTCGACAAGTTCAAGCCTCCTTGATTACTACAAGCCTACAGCCGGCGGCGCTGTTATAAGCAAGAACAACAGCTGCTCGGGGATCGTTGATGAATATAATAAAATCGTCAAATCCATGAAAAATTGGGCAGATACACTTTATAATAGGCCAGCAAGTCTCTACAGCACATCAGATAAGGTTGTTCTTGCGTATGATTTTGCTGATAACAAGTATACCGGAAGCGTAGATATAAAGGGAGCAAAGGGAAACTGGGCAAATGCAACCGGCACAGCTCTCAAGTCTCAGTGGGGAGCTGATAATATATCTACAAACGGAACAGTATATACCATAAGTTCTGAAAAAAGACCGACAGCTACCAAAACTGTTATTTCGCCTATAAGGACTGATGAGTATGATGCTGCAGACACTTGGACAATCTATAATCACAGTTTTGATCCAAGAAAAGCAAGAAACAGCTCCGATGAAGACTGCCAGGATCTTGCATTCAATGCAATGAGAATTGACCCTGCCGAGGGAGAAATCAATTATCAGGTAGCAAGCTACGGCGATATCGAGCTGACTAAGCTGTGGGAAATTAACGGAAATGTTATCGATGATGAAAAGGCAGCCGAATATATGACTTCCATTTCCTTCAACCTGTCCACAGTAGGCGAAGATGGTAAGACATACTATGTTAAGGCAAGCTGGGATAGCCTTTCTTCAAGCGACTATACCTTTACAGGAACGACTACAAATGCAAGTGAAGCAACAAACTTCAGATTCAACTCCGGTGCTGAAGCAGATACAGTAATGAAGATCAAAAACATTCCTGCCGATGAAGATGGTATGGATTATGTTGTGACTGAAACTGTAAGAGAAAATTCAAAGGCATATAATGATGGTTATGCTGCAGAGGATCCTAAGAACGTTCATGTCAGCGGATACAGCCTGACAGATAAGCCCGATGTTGCAACAGTAACATTTGCAAATAATAAGGAAAGCATTTACGGTCAGGTTTCTCTTCTGAAACTCGATTCTGAAAACGGTGAAAGACTTTCCGGTGCAACTTTTGAACTGTGGAATGATACTAACGAAAATGGTCAGCTTGATGAAGCTGATGTTAAGGTTGGAACGCTCAATGATAACAACAACGGCGAGTATGTTTCCGACAAGATCGAAGGCGGTAAATATCTCGTAAAAGAAACAAAGGCTCCTTACGGTTATGTTGTATACAGAGCACCTATCGCTTTTGAAATCACCGAGGACGGTCAGAACCTGACTATCGGTAATACTATAGACGAAAACGGCAACGTTGTATTCAAGGAAAGACCTGCCAAGGGCAACATCGAGCTCAACAAGGTCGATTCTGATACAAATGAACCTATCTCCGGTGCGGAATTCACTGTATGGAAAGATGAAAACAAGAACGGTACTCTTGATGACGGCGATACAGAAGTGGGAACTCTTTATGAAACAACAGAAGAAGTGATCGAAGAGGATACTCCTGACGGAGAAGCCGGAGAGGTAGTTACACGTGGTACCGGAAATTACCACATAGAAGACCTCAGACTTGGACAGTATATCGTAAAGGAAACAGCGGCACCTGAGAATTACATCATTGATCCTAATGAATATGTAGCTGTTGTTGAAGCTGATGGACAGACTGTTTATATCAATAACAGAGAGAATAAAGAAGGATTCTTTGAGGTAGAAAAGAAGGGTAAGATAACTCTTACAAAGTACGATTCCAGATATCCTGACCATGTTCTTTCAGGAGCAGTATTTGATGTATGGAAGGATACTAACTCTAACGGATTTGTAGATGAAGTCGATGAATATCTTGGCAATCTTGTCGAAACTGCAGACGGTATCTACGAAATGTCAAATCTGAGACTGGGCGATTATATCGTACATGAAGCAGCGGCTCCCGAGGGCTTCAATGTTGATGATGGTTACTACCCTGCAGCTATTAGAGATGACGGCGATATCGCAGTTGTAACAAACAGAGATGCAGACGGTGATTTCGCTTCCGGCTTCTACAATGACATCAAGCGTGGTGATATAGAGATAACAAAGACAGATATCGTATCATCTGAAGCACTGCCCAACACAGGCTTCAGGATCTACGACAAGGACAAGAACGTTATCTTTGAAGATTACACCGATGAAAACGGAAAGATCACCTTCAAGGAACTTGAATACGGTGAGTACTACTACCAGGAGTATGATGCTCCCGAGGGCTACATCATCGATGAATCTCTCTACAGATTTGAGATACGTGAGGATGGTGTCGTAGTAAGAGCTGATATGACAAACAGACCTAAGCCTGCACTTGTTACCATAACTAAAACTGATATTTCTGAATCCACTACCCTGCCTAACACAGGAATAAGGATCTGCAGAGCTGACGGCACTGTTGTATCCGAACAGCGTACAGGTTCAGATGGTTCTGTGACCTTCGAGATTAATATCGAAGAGCTCGGCTATGGCAAGTACTACTTCGAAGAGTTTGATGCTCCCGAGGGTTATCTTATCAATGACGAAAAGCACTGGTTCGAGATCACTGCAGGCGGTCAGGTCATTCACGATAAGCTGAGGGATGAAAAGGTTCCTAAGACAAGCGTTGATGTAAACACTGCTCTTCCTTTGACAGCCGGCGCAGGTGCTGTGGCAGGACTTATAGTTCTGACATACGTTGCAATAGGCAAGAAGAAAGATATCTAA
- a CDS encoding DHH family phosphoesterase has protein sequence MFELNFDELDMLSPFEKFKDKITRSDLKPESKILLMTHNDLDGSGPAVLLKSIFVKTDVIHCSNNNMDREIMNSMYMANKYDAVFITDISCTKETAEKINEHYNRKKLYLLDHHRTAEYLNEYDWAFVLSEHIKESFIDEYYKEPIGKPSATSITFDFLKYYGLTKYIKNLSLAKELAFMISAYDSWDWVNVFEKDPKFLDLNTVFWIYQPEIFDNIFSKKISEEGARILDKRENFVLMLEKGRNENYINSKRESFKKCVLTIDDVSYKAIYCFADSHTPELFEVMKTDFPEGDIAIINTGSKLSFRSIDNDINVEKLARKLGGGGHINASGVHVSSELQKEYMEKLLTGTIEKYNQSANS, from the coding sequence ATGTTTGAACTGAATTTCGATGAACTGGATATGCTTTCACCTTTCGAAAAATTCAAAGACAAAATAACAAGATCAGATCTTAAGCCGGAAAGCAAGATCTTGCTGATGACTCATAACGATCTTGACGGTTCCGGACCAGCAGTGCTGCTTAAAAGCATTTTTGTAAAAACAGACGTTATTCACTGTTCTAATAATAATATGGATCGTGAGATAATGAATTCTATGTATATGGCAAATAAATATGATGCGGTTTTCATTACAGACATATCCTGTACGAAAGAAACTGCAGAAAAGATAAATGAACACTATAATAGGAAGAAGCTTTATCTGCTTGATCACCACAGAACAGCTGAGTATCTTAATGAGTATGACTGGGCATTTGTTCTGTCAGAACACATCAAAGAATCTTTCATTGATGAATATTATAAGGAACCCATTGGAAAGCCTTCCGCAACTTCAATAACCTTCGACTTTTTGAAGTACTATGGGCTTACGAAGTATATCAAGAACCTTTCTCTTGCTAAAGAACTTGCTTTCATGATAAGTGCTTATGATTCTTGGGATTGGGTAAATGTTTTTGAAAAAGATCCAAAGTTTCTGGATCTGAACACTGTATTCTGGATCTACCAGCCGGAAATATTCGACAACATCTTTTCAAAAAAGATATCTGAAGAAGGAGCAAGGATTCTCGATAAAAGAGAAAACTTTGTACTTATGCTGGAAAAAGGAAGAAACGAAAACTATATCAACTCCAAAAGAGAGTCATTCAAAAAGTGTGTACTTACAATAGATGATGTTTCTTACAAGGCAATTTATTGTTTTGCAGACTCTCACACCCCGGAACTTTTTGAAGTAATGAAAACTGATTTCCCGGAAGGAGACATTGCAATCATAAATACAGGTTCCAAATTATCCTTCCGTTCCATAGACAATGATATCAATGTTGAAAAGCTTGCGAGAAAGCTTGGAGGCGGCGGACATATCAATGCAAGTGGTGTTCATGTTTCTTCTGAGCTTCAGAAAGAATATATGGAAAAGCTTCTTACAGGAACTATTGAAAAATATAATCAGTCCGCTAATTCATGA